In Trichlorobacter lovleyi, the DNA window ATTGTTGTCAATTCCCCACAGGCAGCAGGCTGCCAGCACCGCAAGGCCGGGGAGGGAAAGCGTTGTCCCGCCACTGCCGCTCAGTACAATCAGAACAGAGGCTCCGACGATCAGTAACTTGCCCGCCCAGACCCGCATGCCGACATATTCATGGAACACCAGCCAGGCCAACAGCGTTGTTGCCACCGCCTCGAAATTAAGCAGCAACGACACCTCTGTTGCTGAACCGAAACGAATGCCGTACGCCAGAAAGAGAGGAGCCAGCACTCCCCCGGAGACAATAGCGCCGCCAAGGTGCAGCCACTGGCGGCCGGACAGGGAGTGTAGTGCCGTGAAGACAGGTGTTCTTTGCCGGAGCACTACGCCGGCCAGTCCCAGGCCTGAACCCAGATAAAGCAGACCGGCCAGCAGCGCGGGCGGCATTTCCCCCGTCATTGCCTTGCAGGCCACCGGTGATATGCCGAATAGAATTGCCGAGAGCAATGCGGTATGGATGCCCTGTTTACCCATGCATGAGTTTTATCACGGCAGTTTGCAAGATAATAGTTTTCCCTGCCCACGGAACTACTTTTGTCCCGGCGTCACCAATCTTGAGCTCTACCTTAAAGGGATAGCGTTAGTCGGCGTAAGTTTAAGTGACGATGGTGAATCACAAAACGATTGCCGGGTAGAATTAAACTGGGGCTGCTATTATTTTTGATCGCAGCGTGGGGGGGGACAGCACGGTTTCGGATGATATTTGGGTTACTGCACTTGAGTGCATTCTGTAAAATCCTCCGGGAAAGGAAAACCCAAAGAACGTCCAATCATTGGCAGATCTTGTCAAGCCTGGAATACGCTGTTGCGGTCACACGGATGAGTGCCAATAGGGAAGCAGCGTTGCAGTTAATTAAATATCTCCAGACTGATGAAGCCCACAGGGCCTTGCAGGTTTGGGGTTGAGAATAGAGCCGTCTTCAATATAGGGCCTTGCTGACATTTACGTTTTTTTACCCAGACCTGTTTGTCAAGCTGTTTCCAATAGCTCATCGGTTTCCGGTTTGCGCAAAAGCAACGAGGCACCACTGCGATCGCCAGGGTCACCACAATCACTGCCGCCTCGGCAGATAAGGGCGGCTCCGCCCCCGGGGCAAGGCCGGGGATGGCGCAGATGCATGCAAACAGGCAGAACGCCGGCGCGTATCTGGCAATGCGCATGGACGTACTCCTCGTAATGTGATGAAACTACGGCTAGGATGCTGCTACGGAGTCAGGCGACGGATCGGGGCGGCTTGAACGGGATGCGGGAAAAATCCTTTGGCACCAGGTGGGGGACCACAGCGGTGAACTGTTTGGTCTGGGACGGAACCAGGACTGCAGGCAGCTGTGTGGTAACTGCCTGCAGCTGTGTATGGGTGTCGCAACAGTGGTCGCCATCCGGGTTGTGTGTGTCATCATGACAGGGGCTCGTGCTTGAGCCGCATCCTGACGATATCAGGCAACCGCCGGTCTCATGGGCATCTGCCACCGCCTGGTCGTGCCCGGCGTGCAGGCTGCCGGCCAGCAGGCAGATGATCATGCATATGACACCACAATAACGAAGCATGGCTGAGACCTTAGTATTTCTTGAAGTTGGATGTAGCGACAAAACAGGGCTGGCCGGTCAGAGCAGCAGCCCATCCTTCAGGCGGATGGTGCGCTGAGCGTAGCGGCCGTTATCCGGGTTGTGGGTCACCATCACGATGGTCTGGCCCGCCTGATGCAGCTCTGCAAAGAGCCCCATGACCTGGTCGCTGGTGGCACTGTCCAGATTGCCGGTCGGCTCATCGGCAAACAGGATCGACGGCCGGTTGACCACGGCCCGCGCGATTGCCACTCGTTCCTGTTCCCCACCGGACAGCCGGCCGGGCAGGCGCCCGGCGCAGCCGGCCAGCCCCATCCGTGCCAGCGCGTCATGTGCCAGACGCCGTTTTTCCGTAGCGGCCATGGCCAGCGGGGCCAACGACAGCATGACGTTTTCCAGTGCGGTCAGGTAGGGCACCAGATGAAAGGACTGGAAGACGAAACCGAAATGCCTAGCGCGGAAATCTGCCAGGCCGTTGTCATCAAGCCTGTAGATGGCCGTGCCGTCCACTTCGACGCTGCCGCTGCCGGGGTGGCACATCCCCCCCAGAATAGTCAGCAGGGTGCTCTTGCCGGAACCGGACTGCCCCATGATACAGACAAACTCGCCGGTCTCCACGGTCAGATCGATTCCCTTCAGGGCAGCGACGTTGCCCTCACCGGAGGGGTAGTTTTTTTTCAAATCAGTTGTAGATATCATGTGGTTCCTCGTTTTTCGGGAAATGTGGATTTTTTCGTCATGGCGTTGACGAGCAAGGAACGGCGCGGAGGCGTATAGATCGGTACGCCGCACAAGCCGTTCCGCAGCAAGGCTATGCCAGGGCGGAAAAAAATCATTTCCTAAAGACTCCTTAAGGCATCGGCCGGGTCCATCCTGCCTGCCCGCCGTGCCGGGTAGACAGCTGCCAGCAGGCTGACCAGCCCTACGGCACCAATGGCGGCAAGGGCCACCTGCCACTGCAACAGCAGGTGCGGGTGGCCGGATTGCGCCAGCAGAGGCAACGCCACGGCGGCGGCTCCGACCCCCAACAGGTAGCCTGTCAGGCCCGCCACCAGTCCCACCAGCCCGGCCTCAAGCAGGATGATCCCCATCACATGGCCGGTGCGGTAGCCGATGGCCCGGAAGATGCCGATTTCCACCTTGCGTTCGTTGACACTGCCCATCATGGTGATGAACACCACCAGCAGGCCGATCAGGGCGATCACACCCCCCATACCCAGCGAGAACCGTTTGAGCTGGGCAATGGTCTGCAGACGTCCCTCCACCACCTGCTTGATGGCACTGACCTTGGCATCCGGCAGCACCCCGGCAATCTGTTCCACCATCTCGCCGATCGGACAGCCGGAACAGAGTGCCGCCACCTCGATCAGGGTGATTTTGCCCTGTTTGGCGGTAATGGCCTGGGCTGCTGCCAGTGGTACAAACAGCAGGCCGTCATCCTGGGAGCCGGTCTCCTGCAGCAGGGCTGCCACGGTAAAGCTGCGGCCGGTGATGGTCAAGCGGTCACCGGGCTTGAGCCCCAGCACCAGTGCGGTACTGCTGCCCAGCAGGGCGTGATCCGGAGCAGACGGCTCCGTGCCGGTCAGGCGCCACCAGGGCTTCATCCGCAACTCAGCCGCAAAATCGACCCCCACCAGCAGCAGCTCCCTGCCCTGCAGCGTCACCGTCCCCAGGACCTTGGGGGCAACGGCGGCGATGTTCTGGCGGTTTTTGATGGTCCTGATCCGCTGCAGTACCGAGGGGTCAAGCTCACGCTGATCAAAGGAGACCCGCCCCAGGCTGATACCGCCGTAGGAAAGGGCCAGATCGTTGCTCTTGGGGGTGATCAGAATGTTGGCCCCGAACTGGTCCATGGTGTGCTCAATGTCGGCGGTCATGGAGTTTGAGAGGGTGACCAGCGCCACCACTGCCGCGAGCCCCACTGCCAGCGCCACCGTCAGGAAGAACATCCTGGCCGGTCGGCGCATCAGGTTTTTTAAGGCAATCTGGTAAGGTCTCATGGGAAGAACCGTGCCCCCTGTTTCAGCTCGGCAACCGGCAGCAGCAGCTGGTCGCCTGCCACCTGTGACGACAGGAAGTGGGGGTTGCAGCCCCCCACGGAAGACGGTCCGATCCGGTCAACCGGGAAGGTCAGGTTGCAGTTGCGGCAGAGCATCACATCGCCCTGCTGCTGATAGCCTTTGCGTTCCTTGTAGCAGACGTCGCAGGCGTCCAGTGCGGTCCTGATCCGGTCGTCACTGCCTTTGACCGCAAAGAAACGGATCTCCTTGCCGTCCAGTTCGATCCGGTAAAAAGAGGCCTGCATCGCTTGCAGCTCCGCCAGCGGGATCTTCACCACGCTGCCGTCTGCCTGTACCGTCTTGTGGGAAGCGCTGCTGCAGGCTGTCACAACAAGCATACACAGCACCATCAAAATGCGTTTCATGGCGAAACTCCTGATGTTTTATGTAGGTATGGCGTCGCAATACCGTTGTCGCCGGCAGCGTACGATGCCGATGACTCAGTATCGGGTCACTACCGCAGTATCTATTGCAGTATCTATTGGTGTTGAGAGGTACTTAGGGGTTCAGCAACGGTTTTGCGGGGGAACAAAGATGGATAGATAGACTTGTGGCGGTGCTTGCGGGATTGGGCTGTGAAAGCTGCTGGCAGTGGCCAGCGGCAAAGGAACGTCAATGGCTTTCAGGGTCAGTGGAGCGTGGCAGGCACAGGCGCAGGCAGAGGTGGTGCAGCAATCGTCCTGCTGGCTATCCGCCGCACCATGGTGACAGCCGTCGCAGTCGGCATCTGCAGCCGCAGAACTGACAACGTCGGTCATCCCCTGATGGCTCAGTGCAGCCACCGGAGCCATCAGGATACTGACCAGTGCCAGTATGCTCAGCAGCGTTGTGGCGACTATGCGGATACGTGTTTGTATCATACTGTTACAGTAGGGAATTGGCGTGTTGTTTGTCAAGCTGTTTCCGGCAGCTCAACGGTTTCAGGTTTCCGTAAAAGCAGTGAGGCAACCACTGCAAGCGCCAGGGTTACCACAATCACTGCCAGCGACAGGCTGATCGGAATGTGGAAACCCAGCATCATCAGGATCATCTTGGCCCCCACAAAGGCCAGGATCAGGGCGATGCCGAATTTCAGGTAGGCAAACATCCCCATCAGGTTTGAGAGCAGGAAGAAGAGCGATCTGAGTCCCATGATGGCAAATACGTTGGAGGTCAGTACGATAAACGGATCCAGGGTAATGGCAAAGATGGCCGGAATTGAGTCCATCGCAAAGACCAGGTCGCTGCTCTCCACCACCAGCAGCACCATGAAGAGCGGGCTGGCGATCCAGAGCTGCATGCGGCGGGTGATAAACCAGTCGCCCCGGATCCGCTTGGTCATCGGCAGAAAGCGGCGGGCCAGTTTGACCAGCGGGTTTTTGTCCGGCTCGATCTCGTCATCGCCGCTGAAGGCCATTTTCCAGGCGGTATAAACCAGCAGCGCGCCGAAGAAGTAGAACAGCCACTGGAACTCTTTCAGCAAGGCTGCGCCGATGAAGATGAAGGCCAGCCGCATCACGATCGCACCTAGGATGCCCCACTTCAGTACCTTGGCCTGCAGTTCTCCCCGCACCCCGAAGACCGTGAAGATCATGATGAAGACGAACAGGTTGTCCACCGAGAGCGACTGTTCAATCAGGTAGCCGGTCAGAAACTCCAGTGCCTTCTGTTGTCCCATGGTGAACCAGATCCCGCCGCCGAACAACAGTGCCAGGAGCATCCAGACCACAATCCAGGTGGCTGCCTTTTTGAAGCTGACATGACCGCTCTTGCGATTCTGACTCAGGTCGATCAGCAACATGAAGCTGATCAGTACGGCAAATACGAGCCACATGAGGGTGGTAGGTGACATGGTGATTCCTTTTCAGAGGGTGAACAGGCGCCAGCCCATGGCAACGCCGAATACCAGGAACATGAAACCGGCAGTCCGGTGAATCCAGCAGATCGGGATATATTTGACCAGCTGTTTGCCGGCAAAGATGCCGATCAACGAGACCAGCCAGAGTGCCAGGGTTGAGGCAACAAAAACGGTCGCGATGCCGCTCAGGCTGCCGGAATGCTGGGCAGCCTGACTGGCGGTCACCAGTTGGGTCTTGTCACCCAGCTCGGCCATGAAGATCATCAGAAAGGCGGTCCGAACCGCATCAGCCGCAGTGGGGGGCGGAGTGTCGTCATCTTCGGCGTCGCAGGCATGGCGCAGGGTACTGTAACCAAAGTAGAGAAACAGCAGTGCCGAAACCAGGGTGACCCAGAAGATCGGCAGCACCAGAAACAGGATCTTGCCCACCAGTACCGCTGCCAGATTCAGCACGGTAAAGGCGGCGGCAATACCGATGAAGATCCGTTTCCAGGGGTAGCGCAGTGCCAGGGCCATGGCAGTGAGCTGGGTCTTGTCACCCAGCTCCGCCAGAAAGATCAGACCAAAGCTGCTGATAAAGGTGGACAGTTCCACCTAGAACTTCACTTTCGGTGCCGCCTTGGCCCCTTCTTCGGCCTTGAACGGCTCCTTGCGCTGCAGGTGCAGCAGCATGGAGTTGGTCATTGAGTTGGGGAAGGTGCGGATGCTGGTATTGAAGGCCTGTACCTGCTTGTTATAACGCTCACGGGCCACATTGATCCGGTTTTCGGTCCCTTCCAGCTGTTTCTGCAGATCAAGGAAGTTCTGGTTGGCCTTCAGGTCCGGGTACTTCTCTGCCACCACCATCAGCCGGGACAGGGCGCCGGTCATCTGGCCCTGCATCTGTTGGAATTTGGCAAGGGCGGCCGGATCATTGATGATCTCCTTGCCCACCTTCATGCCGCCCACGCTGGCGCGGGCCTCGGTGA includes these proteins:
- a CDS encoding ABC transporter ATP-binding protein; this translates as MISTTDLKKNYPSGEGNVAALKGIDLTVETGEFVCIMGQSGSGKSTLLTILGGMCHPGSGSVEVDGTAIYRLDDNGLADFRARHFGFVFQSFHLVPYLTALENVMLSLAPLAMAATEKRRLAHDALARMGLAGCAGRLPGRLSGGEQERVAIARAVVNRPSILFADEPTGNLDSATSDQVMGLFAELHQAGQTIVMVTHNPDNGRYAQRTIRLKDGLLL
- a CDS encoding ABC transporter permease, with product MRPYQIALKNLMRRPARMFFLTVALAVGLAAVVALVTLSNSMTADIEHTMDQFGANILITPKSNDLALSYGGISLGRVSFDQRELDPSVLQRIRTIKNRQNIAAVAPKVLGTVTLQGRELLLVGVDFAAELRMKPWWRLTGTEPSAPDHALLGSSTALVLGLKPGDRLTITGRSFTVAALLQETGSQDDGLLFVPLAAAQAITAKQGKITLIEVAALCSGCPIGEMVEQIAGVLPDAKVSAIKQVVEGRLQTIAQLKRFSLGMGGVIALIGLLVVFITMMGSVNERKVEIGIFRAIGYRTGHVMGIILLEAGLVGLVAGLTGYLLGVGAAAVALPLLAQSGHPHLLLQWQVALAAIGAVGLVSLLAAVYPARRAGRMDPADALRSL
- a CDS encoding DUF2318 domain-containing protein translates to MKRILMVLCMLVVTACSSASHKTVQADGSVVKIPLAELQAMQASFYRIELDGKEIRFFAVKGSDDRIRTALDACDVCYKERKGYQQQGDVMLCRNCNLTFPVDRIGPSSVGGCNPHFLSSQVAGDQLLLPVAELKQGARFFP
- a CDS encoding TerC family protein, which gives rise to MSPTTLMWLVFAVLISFMLLIDLSQNRKSGHVSFKKAATWIVVWMLLALLFGGGIWFTMGQQKALEFLTGYLIEQSLSVDNLFVFIMIFTVFGVRGELQAKVLKWGILGAIVMRLAFIFIGAALLKEFQWLFYFFGALLVYTAWKMAFSGDDEIEPDKNPLVKLARRFLPMTKRIRGDWFITRRMQLWIASPLFMVLLVVESSDLVFAMDSIPAIFAITLDPFIVLTSNVFAIMGLRSLFFLLSNLMGMFAYLKFGIALILAFVGAKMILMMLGFHIPISLSLAVIVVTLALAVVASLLLRKPETVELPETA
- a CDS encoding TMEM165/GDT1 family protein, whose protein sequence is MELSTFISSFGLIFLAELGDKTQLTAMALALRYPWKRIFIGIAAAFTVLNLAAVLVGKILFLVLPIFWVTLVSALLFLYFGYSTLRHACDAEDDDTPPPTAADAVRTAFLMIFMAELGDKTQLVTASQAAQHSGSLSGIATVFVASTLALWLVSLIGIFAGKQLVKYIPICWIHRTAGFMFLVFGVAMGWRLFTL
- a CDS encoding LemA family protein; this encodes MKRIMLLIMGTLLMGMLSGCGYNTMQANEEAVIAAWGDVESAYQRRNDLIPNLVEVVKGYAKHEADTLKAVTEARASVGGMKVGKEIINDPAALAKFQQMQGQMTGALSRLMVVAEKYPDLKANQNFLDLQKQLEGTENRINVARERYNKQVQAFNTSIRTFPNSMTNSMLLHLQRKEPFKAEEGAKAAPKVKF